A genome region from Syntrophorhabdaceae bacterium includes the following:
- a CDS encoding acetyl-CoA acetyltransferase: MMVKTAIVGAAESDIGYTPDKTLLQLIAQATKRALDDAGLAKSDIDGFFCSGWITMESLMVAEYLGISPAYSDSTMPGGASFEFHVEHAVAAISAGLCEVALICYAETRLSDRKRGMGMNFATGSAQEPEEQFEAPYGCWIPIPTYALAAQRHMYQYGTTSEQLAQIAVATRKWASLNPVASMRDPLTIEDVLASPMMSTPLRLRDCCLVSDGGGAVIITTAERARDLKKKPVWVLGCGEAHTHRSISGMPDLTVSPAKLSGERAFRMAGLSPSHIDVLELYDSFTITVLLELEDLGFCPKGEGGRFVEGQRLAPGGSLPTNTGGGGLSCVHTGMFGIFLLIEAARQLWGEGAARQVAGAKTALCNGIGGSLSSSGTVILGVD, encoded by the coding sequence ATGATGGTAAAAACAGCTATTGTAGGGGCGGCCGAATCCGATATCGGCTACACTCCGGACAAGACGCTCCTCCAACTGATCGCTCAGGCGACGAAGAGGGCGCTCGATGACGCGGGGCTTGCGAAGAGTGATATCGACGGCTTTTTCTGTTCAGGATGGATCACCATGGAGTCTCTCATGGTGGCGGAGTATCTCGGCATAAGTCCCGCATATTCAGACAGCACCATGCCGGGAGGCGCCTCATTTGAGTTCCATGTGGAGCACGCGGTTGCCGCCATTTCCGCGGGTCTCTGCGAGGTAGCCCTTATCTGTTATGCCGAGACCCGTTTGTCGGACCGTAAGAGGGGCATGGGCATGAACTTTGCCACGGGCTCCGCCCAGGAGCCGGAGGAGCAGTTCGAAGCGCCCTACGGCTGCTGGATACCGATTCCCACCTACGCACTCGCGGCCCAGCGCCACATGTACCAATACGGGACTACAAGCGAGCAGCTTGCCCAGATCGCCGTGGCGACCCGGAAATGGGCGAGCCTCAATCCCGTTGCCTCCATGCGCGATCCCCTCACGATCGAAGATGTCCTCGCTTCACCCATGATGAGCACCCCTCTCAGGCTGAGGGACTGCTGCCTCGTGAGCGACGGGGGCGGCGCAGTGATCATCACCACCGCGGAGCGGGCGAGGGACCTGAAGAAAAAGCCCGTCTGGGTCCTCGGATGCGGTGAGGCCCATACCCACAGGTCGATCTCGGGTATGCCCGATCTCACGGTCAGCCCGGCGAAGCTTTCGGGGGAGCGCGCCTTTCGCATGGCGGGACTCAGCCCTTCCCATATCGACGTACTCGAGCTTTACGACTCTTTCACCATCACGGTCCTCCTCGAGCTCGAAGACCTCGGGTTTTGCCCCAAGGGAGAGGGCGGCCGGTTCGTGGAGGGCCAACGCCTCGCGCCCGGAGGGAGCCTGCCTACCAATACGGGCGGCGGCGGCCTTTCGTGCGTGCACACGGGCATGTTCGGCATCTTCCTCCTCATCGAGGCAGCGCGGCAGCTTTGGGGCGAAGGAGCGGCCAGGCAGGTTGCAGGGGCGAAGACCGCGCTCTGTAACGGCATCGGCGGCTCTCTCTCGTCGAGCGGCACCGTTATTCTGGGGGTGGACTGA
- a CDS encoding S41 family peptidase — protein sequence MGKKTKIFLSVVFLCIFILGFMFGAQGRKVLTTADDKEMYEYLKTFSDVIDLVKKSYVDKVKDKDLVYAAIKGILESLDPHSSFLPPDMYKDMQTETKGEFGGIGIEISIKDGFPTVITPIEDTPAYKVGLKAGDQIIRIDNRPSKGMSIMDVVKIIRGAKGKPVVLTIWREGFQAPKEFTVVRDVIQVKSVKYRILDDNYGYIRIAQFQEKTAKDLDNAFKELEKQSKDKQPLKGILLDLRNDPGGLLEQAVEVSDRFLEDGLIVYIEGRKKEDSKMKFYAHKNASDYKGPMVVIVNEGSASASEIVAGALQDYKRAIIVGKKTFGKGSVQTIFPLSDGSAVRLTTAKYYTPKGRSIQGEGVSPDIVVDANLTRGKEKFNPITEKDLLEKNLPPEKIAPPVKPPEDKDKKNNSGNPKNPNEAKVAEDEDFQLHMGLQILKGWDALRGK from the coding sequence ATGGGCAAAAAGACAAAGATATTTCTGAGCGTGGTGTTTCTCTGCATTTTTATCCTCGGGTTTATGTTCGGGGCCCAGGGAAGAAAGGTTCTCACCACTGCGGATGATAAAGAGATGTACGAGTACCTGAAAACCTTCTCCGATGTGATAGATCTGGTGAAAAAGAGCTATGTGGATAAGGTAAAGGATAAAGACCTGGTCTATGCCGCCATCAAGGGCATTCTCGAGTCTCTCGACCCCCATTCCTCGTTCCTGCCTCCTGATATGTATAAGGATATGCAGACTGAGACGAAAGGCGAGTTCGGGGGCATAGGCATCGAGATCAGCATAAAGGACGGCTTCCCTACCGTCATCACGCCCATCGAAGATACCCCTGCATATAAAGTAGGCCTCAAAGCGGGCGACCAGATCATCAGGATCGATAACCGCCCCTCAAAAGGGATGAGCATCATGGACGTGGTCAAGATCATCCGGGGCGCCAAGGGGAAACCCGTAGTTCTCACCATATGGCGGGAGGGCTTTCAGGCCCCTAAGGAATTTACCGTGGTCAGAGATGTGATCCAGGTGAAGAGTGTAAAATACCGGATTCTCGACGACAATTACGGCTATATCAGGATCGCCCAATTCCAGGAGAAGACGGCGAAGGACCTGGACAACGCCTTTAAGGAGCTGGAGAAACAGTCGAAGGATAAGCAGCCCCTGAAGGGGATACTCCTCGACCTGAGAAACGATCCCGGAGGACTCCTCGAGCAGGCGGTGGAGGTATCGGACCGCTTTCTGGAAGACGGGCTCATCGTCTACATCGAGGGGAGAAAAAAAGAAGACAGCAAGATGAAATTCTACGCCCATAAGAACGCCTCCGATTACAAGGGACCCATGGTGGTGATAGTGAACGAAGGCAGCGCGAGCGCCTCCGAGATCGTCGCAGGGGCGCTTCAGGATTATAAGCGGGCAATTATCGTGGGCAAGAAGACTTTCGGCAAAGGTTCGGTACAGACCATATTCCCCCTCTCCGACGGCTCGGCGGTCCGCCTCACCACCGCCAAATATTATACGCCCAAAGGCCGCTCCATCCAGGGAGAGGGCGTCTCTCCGGATATCGTGGTGGACGCGAACCTGACAAGAGGCAAGGAGAAGTTCAACCCCATCACGGAAAAGGACCTCCTCGAGAAGAACCTGCCCCCGGAGAAGATTGCACCTCCCGTCAAGCCCCCGGAGGATAAGGACAAGAAAAATAATTCGGGCAACCCGAAAAACCCGAATGAAGCAAAAGTAGCAGAAGACGAAGACTTCCAGCTCCACATGGGCCTCCAGATATTGAAAGGCTGGGACGCGTTGAGAGGCAAATAA
- a CDS encoding methyl-accepting chemotaxis protein, which translates to MKLFTDVKIGKRLAIGFGIALSLTAVNLIIGIILLGGISGNLDQIVAHDNVKIKYANDIRSALADITALSGEIARADNEKDRLDAKKKVDELRPKYKNAMEELARLETHPEGRSLIASLGEEVSKGKEANNKVIELGLAGNTKEATASYSEAKKTLKQYLDGADAVILYNENTTRQAYQTAKKRASTGRIAFIILGAFTMLVGVWLSRAITRSITIPILRSSEHIDLMAKGDFSISVSGHALKRGDEMGLFAKSMEAMNKNIAKILMEMKSSAASVASASAQLSASAGTLSGGAGHQVDMATQVATASTQMNQATEDIAKNSNGIAQSAGEAVKIARGGQDIVEKAIREVNLIAETVDTVSQFVRELGRESDRIGNIVTTINEIADQTNLLALNAAIEAARAGEHGRGFAVVADEVKKLAERTTASTTEIGTMITTVKNGVEKTVDSMDQTKRNVESGVEFSSQAQAALKDIITSIDSLYDGIQQTASSIEEMSATTAEITEDINKISDVTKETLSSSEDISGAATGLSGLAEYLKETVRMFKV; encoded by the coding sequence ATGAAACTTTTCACGGACGTAAAAATCGGCAAAAGGCTTGCAATCGGATTCGGCATCGCCCTCTCCCTGACTGCGGTTAACCTTATTATCGGGATAATCCTTCTGGGCGGTATTAGTGGCAATCTGGACCAGATCGTGGCTCATGACAATGTCAAGATAAAGTATGCAAACGATATACGGTCGGCCCTCGCGGACATCACCGCCCTTTCGGGCGAGATAGCGAGGGCGGACAACGAGAAGGATCGACTCGACGCGAAAAAGAAGGTAGACGAGCTGCGGCCTAAATATAAGAACGCAATGGAAGAGCTTGCGCGACTGGAGACTCACCCGGAAGGAAGGAGCCTCATCGCGAGCCTCGGCGAAGAGGTATCGAAGGGGAAGGAGGCCAACAATAAAGTGATCGAGTTGGGCCTCGCGGGTAACACGAAGGAGGCGACCGCGAGTTACTCGGAAGCCAAAAAGACCTTGAAACAATATCTCGACGGGGCCGATGCAGTGATACTGTATAACGAAAATACCACACGGCAGGCATATCAAACCGCCAAAAAAAGGGCATCGACGGGGCGCATCGCCTTCATCATACTGGGGGCATTTACCATGCTCGTCGGCGTGTGGCTCTCTCGTGCCATTACCCGGAGCATCACCATCCCGATTTTGCGTTCTTCGGAACATATAGATCTTATGGCAAAGGGTGATTTTTCCATATCCGTATCCGGTCATGCGTTAAAAAGAGGTGATGAAATGGGCCTCTTCGCTAAATCCATGGAAGCGATGAACAAGAACATAGCAAAAATACTGATGGAGATGAAATCTTCCGCCGCGAGTGTGGCGTCCGCGAGCGCGCAGCTCAGCGCCTCGGCCGGGACGCTCTCGGGTGGGGCGGGGCACCAGGTAGACATGGCGACCCAGGTCGCGACCGCTTCCACCCAGATGAATCAGGCCACCGAGGATATCGCGAAAAATTCGAACGGCATTGCCCAATCCGCGGGAGAAGCGGTGAAGATCGCCAGGGGAGGGCAGGACATTGTGGAGAAGGCAATCCGGGAGGTGAACCTGATCGCCGAAACCGTGGACACGGTCTCACAATTCGTAAGGGAACTGGGTCGTGAATCGGACAGGATCGGGAATATCGTCACCACCATCAATGAGATTGCAGATCAAACCAACCTCCTGGCCCTGAACGCAGCAATCGAGGCGGCGCGGGCGGGAGAGCACGGAAGGGGATTCGCGGTAGTTGCCGACGAGGTGAAGAAGCTCGCGGAAAGGACCACCGCCTCCACGACGGAGATAGGAACCATGATTACCACCGTGAAGAACGGCGTGGAGAAGACCGTAGACTCCATGGACCAGACAAAGCGAAATGTCGAATCCGGGGTTGAATTTTCGTCCCAGGCACAGGCCGCGCTCAAAGACATCATCACCAGCATCGACAGCCTCTATGATGGAATTCAGCAGACCGCCAGTTCCATAGAAGAAATGAGCGCAACCACGGCGGAGATCACCGAGGACATAAACAAAATATCGGATGTGACAAAGGAAACGCTCTCCTCCTCGGAGGACATATCGGGAGCAGCAACAGGGCTATCAGGTCTCGCCGAGTATTTGAAAGAGACGGTGCGGATGTTCAAAGTGTGA
- a CDS encoding Zn-ribbon domain-containing OB-fold protein — translation MEKTYKKPLPHIHGETKAYWDAAKRHELVMRRCRCCNEYYFYPRDFCPSCFSFDVEWARVSGRGILYSFTVCHRPAQGFEEGGPYNISLVELEEGVRMMSTVVGCADEDLKVGMALEVVFDDVTEEVTLPKFRPPAP, via the coding sequence ATGGAAAAGACGTACAAGAAGCCGCTTCCCCACATTCACGGGGAAACAAAAGCATATTGGGACGCCGCAAAACGGCATGAGCTGGTGATGCGTCGCTGCCGCTGCTGCAATGAATACTATTTTTATCCCCGCGACTTCTGCCCCTCCTGCTTTTCCTTCGACGTGGAGTGGGCCAGGGTGAGCGGCAGAGGCATCCTCTATTCCTTCACCGTCTGTCACCGTCCCGCGCAAGGCTTCGAGGAGGGCGGCCCCTACAATATCTCACTCGTGGAACTGGAGGAAGGGGTAAGGATGATGAGTACGGTGGTGGGATGTGCAGATGAGGATCTGAAGGTAGGAATGGCCCTCGAGGTGGTCTTTGACGATGTGACGGAAGAGGTCACGCTGCCTAAATTCAGGCCGCCCGCGCCTTAG
- a CDS encoding ester cyclase, protein MTRQDIHKEIVREFRDCLGNRKDFGAARKYLAPTYIRHNPPSNEGIEAFEECAGACKKDPPDLTNEVIRVLADGDYVVLHVHSFEPPDIHVAVVEIYRFENGFIAEQWDVAQIIPATSSCPDRMF, encoded by the coding sequence ATGACACGACAGGATATCCATAAGGAGATTGTCAGAGAGTTCCGCGACTGCCTCGGGAACCGGAAGGATTTCGGGGCGGCGCGGAAGTATCTTGCTCCAACCTATATACGGCATAATCCGCCTTCGAATGAGGGGATCGAGGCGTTCGAGGAGTGTGCCGGCGCTTGCAAAAAAGACCCTCCCGATTTAACCAATGAAGTCATCCGTGTCTTAGCAGACGGGGATTACGTGGTCCTCCACGTCCATTCCTTCGAGCCTCCGGATATACATGTGGCAGTGGTGGAAATCTACCGCTTTGAAAACGGCTTTATCGCGGAGCAGTGGGATGTGGCTCAAATAATCCCTGCCACGTCATCCTGTCCGGACCGCATGTTCTGA
- a CDS encoding MFS transporter, which yields MQEKASPVCAFEWLDHLKFGRFHLRLLVLGTLITIFAGYSSQIIAYILPPALKEWHLTPLEGGAMISYGFLGLMIGAAGLGMVSDRLGRKNAILLIVAAFSVFNGAAYFAPNFKAFCVLRFLSGLAIGGVIPLTVTLLGEFAPSKIRARFLTVVGGGFTIGWVVAGLVSMALVPRFGWRAVLLIGVLPLFLLPLIKAALPESVRFLAGKRRFPEAIGELKNIERAACFEPCAWTHDSFAQSGALTNVGFRELLKPGLRTMTLLIWGTYLFNMLALYGLSTWLPSLLANTGLSLVKSYSYGIVQAMGAAVGGVLLGCLMDRFGRKLGLCVSFLVGGISVILFGFVTSAPALYIAGAATGIFMVGVPAALHVVAGEIYPTRFRSTGAGWAYAIGRLGSIMGPLLGGAVQMAGFSFSQFFIVFSIPCFICMILVALFPVGVKNEGLETISQKVLAGTEGKG from the coding sequence ATGCAAGAAAAGGCTTCCCCCGTCTGCGCCTTCGAATGGCTCGACCACCTGAAATTCGGCCGGTTCCACCTGCGCCTTCTCGTGCTCGGCACCTTAATCACCATCTTTGCAGGATACAGCTCTCAGATCATCGCCTACATTCTCCCCCCTGCCTTGAAAGAGTGGCATCTCACGCCTCTCGAAGGGGGCGCCATGATCTCCTACGGCTTCCTGGGACTCATGATCGGCGCAGCCGGGCTCGGCATGGTCTCCGACCGCCTGGGGAGGAAGAATGCCATTCTTCTCATTGTCGCGGCCTTTTCCGTATTCAACGGCGCCGCCTATTTCGCCCCCAATTTCAAGGCGTTCTGCGTGCTTCGCTTTCTTTCCGGCCTGGCCATCGGCGGGGTAATCCCCCTTACCGTGACCCTTCTCGGTGAATTCGCGCCCTCGAAGATCAGGGCACGGTTTCTCACGGTCGTGGGCGGCGGCTTTACCATAGGATGGGTCGTTGCCGGTCTCGTCTCCATGGCGCTCGTGCCCCGTTTCGGCTGGCGTGCGGTGCTTCTCATCGGAGTGCTGCCCCTCTTTCTTCTCCCCCTTATCAAGGCCGCCCTGCCCGAGTCGGTCCGCTTTCTCGCCGGGAAAAGACGCTTCCCCGAGGCCATAGGCGAGCTTAAGAACATAGAAAGGGCGGCATGCTTCGAGCCCTGCGCGTGGACCCATGACAGCTTCGCCCAATCCGGGGCGCTCACCAATGTGGGCTTCAGGGAACTCCTGAAGCCGGGCCTCCGGACCATGACGCTTCTTATATGGGGCACCTATCTTTTTAATATGCTCGCCCTCTACGGGCTCTCCACATGGCTTCCCTCGCTTCTCGCCAACACGGGCCTGTCTCTCGTAAAGAGCTACAGCTACGGCATTGTCCAGGCCATGGGGGCCGCGGTAGGAGGGGTCCTTCTCGGCTGCCTCATGGACAGGTTCGGACGAAAATTGGGCCTGTGCGTAAGTTTCCTGGTGGGAGGCATATCGGTAATCCTCTTCGGCTTCGTCACCTCCGCCCCGGCCCTCTATATCGCCGGAGCAGCGACAGGAATTTTCATGGTCGGCGTACCCGCGGCGCTCCACGTGGTCGCCGGCGAGATCTATCCCACCCGGTTTCGCTCGACCGGGGCCGGATGGGCCTACGCCATAGGGAGGTTGGGCTCGATCATGGGACCTCTCCTGGGAGGGGCGGTACAGATGGCCGGATTCAGCTTCAGCCAATTCTTCATAGTCTTCTCCATCCCCTGCTTTATCTGCATGATCCTCGTCGCCCTCTTTCCCGTGGGCGTGAAAAACGAAGGCCTCGAAACCATCAGCCAAAAAGTGCTGGCAGGGACGGAAGGGAAGGGGTAG
- a CDS encoding GYD domain-containing protein, whose amino-acid sequence MSVYVMFTKLTDEGRKTIKNNAERIREVSKEVERMGAKVIAQYAVLGEYDFVTILEAANNEAISKVSVELGSRGTAHFETHAAIPVFEFIEKMT is encoded by the coding sequence ATGTCCGTATACGTGATGTTCACCAAGCTTACCGATGAGGGAAGAAAAACCATAAAAAATAACGCAGAGAGAATAAGGGAAGTGAGCAAGGAAGTGGAAAGGATGGGCGCCAAGGTAATTGCCCAGTATGCGGTACTGGGAGAGTACGATTTCGTGACTATCCTGGAGGCGGCAAACAACGAAGCGATCTCCAAGGTATCGGTCGAGCTAGGCTCAAGAGGCACCGCCCACTTCGAAACCCACGCCGCCATCCCCGTATTCGAGTTCATAGAGAAAATGACGTAA
- the mnmA gene encoding tRNA 2-thiouridine(34) synthase MnmA produces METVFVAMSGGMDSSFAAYMLKQQGYEVVGITFQLLPAYIKNVNNPKACCSIETVARARKVADDLSIAHYVLNLREEFERHVIEPFIREYREGRTPNPCILCNKHIKFSAFFRKALAMGAHKVATGHYGRIAKTPAGPRLRKAADRAKDQSYFLYPIEQGVLGQLLFPLGNETKEELKKQAHLIGWEAGRVKESQDICFVPDNDYRQFLSPFVELKQGPAYFVDGTLLGRHDGVHLYTLGQRRGLAIPFREPLYVVEMRCEENALILGTKEHTKKRRLSAGEVNLLGKPSGQAMGKVRYRQRDVPCTYRFSRGLLDVEFAEPIHAITPGQSVVLYEDDMVVAGGVIKEAG; encoded by the coding sequence ATGGAAACGGTCTTTGTGGCCATGAGCGGGGGGATGGACAGCTCTTTCGCCGCCTACATGCTCAAACAACAGGGGTATGAGGTGGTAGGCATTACATTTCAGCTCCTCCCCGCCTACATCAAAAATGTGAATAATCCGAAGGCATGCTGCTCCATCGAAACGGTGGCGAGGGCGAGGAAGGTGGCTGACGACCTCTCCATCGCGCACTATGTACTTAATCTGAGGGAGGAATTCGAGCGGCACGTGATCGAGCCCTTCATCCGGGAGTACAGGGAAGGGAGGACGCCCAACCCCTGCATCCTGTGCAATAAGCACATAAAGTTTTCCGCCTTCTTTCGGAAAGCCCTCGCCATGGGGGCCCACAAGGTGGCGACCGGCCACTACGGGCGTATCGCAAAGACCCCTGCCGGCCCACGGCTCAGAAAAGCCGCCGACAGGGCAAAAGACCAGTCCTACTTCCTCTATCCCATAGAACAGGGGGTCCTCGGGCAGCTCCTTTTCCCCCTGGGAAATGAGACGAAGGAGGAGCTTAAAAAGCAGGCCCACCTTATAGGATGGGAGGCGGGCAGGGTGAAAGAGAGCCAGGATATCTGCTTTGTACCGGATAACGATTACCGGCAGTTTCTCTCGCCCTTTGTGGAGCTGAAACAGGGGCCCGCCTATTTTGTGGACGGCACCCTCCTGGGACGCCACGACGGCGTCCATCTCTATACCCTCGGCCAGAGAAGAGGCCTCGCCATCCCCTTCAGGGAGCCCCTCTACGTGGTGGAGATGAGATGTGAGGAAAATGCCCTGATCCTCGGGACAAAGGAGCATACGAAGAAGAGAAGGCTCAGCGCGGGGGAGGTGAATCTCCTCGGGAAGCCCTCAGGGCAGGCCATGGGAAAGGTCCGTTACCGGCAGCGAGATGTGCCCTGCACCTACCGCTTCTCCCGCGGCCTGCTCGACGTGGAATTCGCGGAGCCCATACACGCCATCACCCCCGGGCAATCGGTAGTCCTCTATGAAGATGACATGGTAGTCGCGGGCGGGGTAATCAAGGAAGCAGGCTAG
- the dtd gene encoding D-aminoacyl-tRNA deacylase: MRAVVQRVKEARVEVAGVVKGSIKAGLLVFVGIGRHDGEGEAEWMVDKIINLRIFETEEGKLDKSLLDIDGELLLVSQFTLYGDCSKGRRPSFSDAMPAEEARKMFALFVEKARRKTEKVETGVFQADMEVFLVNDGPVTMIIERTVSSL, from the coding sequence ATGAGAGCGGTGGTGCAGCGGGTCAAGGAGGCCCGCGTGGAAGTGGCGGGCGTGGTGAAGGGCAGCATCAAGGCGGGCCTCCTCGTATTCGTCGGCATCGGCAGGCATGACGGAGAGGGCGAAGCGGAATGGATGGTCGATAAAATTATAAACCTGCGGATTTTCGAGACGGAGGAGGGAAAACTCGATAAATCTCTCCTCGATATAGACGGAGAGCTTCTCCTCGTCTCCCAGTTCACCCTCTACGGCGATTGCTCGAAAGGCCGCAGGCCCTCCTTCTCCGATGCCATGCCCGCGGAAGAAGCACGAAAAATGTTCGCCCTCTTCGTGGAAAAGGCACGCCGAAAAACGGAAAAAGTGGAGACAGGGGTGTTCCAGGCGGACATGGAGGTCTTTTTGGTGAATGACGGACCGGTAACTATGATAATCGAAAGAACAGTCTCTAGTCTCTAG
- the fusA gene encoding elongation factor G, with translation MKKYEPDTIRNAGIFSHGGEGKTSIVEAMLFLSGENTRLGRVDDGTSLMDYEPEEIDRKVTISSSIAAFEWGKNKINFIDTPGDDNFVADAKSCMRVVDGAVIVVGAVSGVQVQTEKVWGYAKEFGIPVVIFLNKMDRERADFDRALAGVQKTFSDASVLAIQLPIGKEENFKGMVDLLAMKAYIFKGDGSGSYDTVAIPAEMADDAASYREKLIETAVETDDEVMERYLNGDEISEEEIEKCLRQGIWTRKIVPVVVGSAAKNIGIPMLLDTIGKYFPPPTFKGEVEGIDPRTKQPVKRKVAADQPFSAFIFKTITDPFAGKLTLFRVYSGEIHPDMTVLNTGTDEKERIGQIFYLVGKKQKSAGFASAGDIAVVAKLKSSGTGDTLCDEKAPIKYEGVVAAPPLISFSLQPKAKGDEDKLNTSLSRLMEEDQTVKYSREEQTKEFILSGMGQVHIEVIVEKLKRKFGVEVELHEPKVPYKETIRGRTKVQGKYKKQSGGKGQYGDTWLELEPLPHGTGFEFVDKVVGGAIPRQYIPAVEKGVVEAMNQGTLAGYPVTDFRITLYDGSYHDVDSSEMAFKIAASMGFKKGLEMCSPTLLEPIMKIEVIVPDEHMGDIMGDLNSRRGKIIGVESKGNNQVVKAAVPMAEMLKYAPDLKSMTGGRGTFTMEFSHYEEVPAHILPKVVEAARKEKELLEK, from the coding sequence ATGAAAAAGTATGAGCCTGATACAATCAGAAACGCAGGTATATTTTCGCACGGAGGGGAGGGCAAGACATCAATTGTCGAGGCGATGCTTTTTCTTTCAGGAGAGAATACGAGGCTTGGCAGGGTAGACGACGGCACCTCGCTCATGGATTATGAGCCCGAGGAGATCGACCGGAAGGTCACAATCTCCTCTTCCATCGCTGCTTTCGAATGGGGCAAGAACAAGATCAACTTCATCGATACTCCGGGAGACGACAATTTCGTGGCAGACGCGAAATCGTGCATGAGGGTCGTCGACGGCGCGGTGATCGTAGTCGGCGCGGTTTCGGGTGTTCAGGTGCAGACGGAGAAGGTGTGGGGGTATGCGAAGGAATTCGGCATACCGGTGGTAATCTTCCTCAACAAGATGGACCGCGAAAGGGCTGATTTCGACCGCGCTCTCGCGGGCGTGCAGAAGACCTTTTCCGATGCCTCGGTCCTGGCGATCCAGCTTCCCATAGGCAAGGAGGAAAATTTCAAGGGCATGGTCGATCTTCTCGCCATGAAGGCGTATATCTTCAAGGGCGACGGGTCCGGCTCCTATGATACCGTTGCAATCCCGGCGGAAATGGCCGACGACGCCGCCTCCTACCGGGAGAAGCTTATCGAGACCGCGGTGGAGACGGACGACGAAGTGATGGAGCGCTACCTCAATGGAGACGAGATCTCGGAGGAGGAGATAGAGAAGTGCCTCCGCCAGGGTATATGGACGCGGAAGATCGTGCCTGTGGTCGTGGGCTCGGCAGCAAAGAACATCGGCATCCCCATGCTCCTCGATACGATCGGGAAGTATTTCCCGCCTCCCACATTTAAAGGAGAGGTCGAAGGGATCGACCCGAGAACGAAACAGCCGGTAAAGAGAAAGGTCGCCGCTGATCAGCCTTTCAGCGCCTTTATCTTCAAGACCATTACGGACCCCTTCGCAGGCAAGCTCACCCTTTTCAGGGTTTATTCGGGTGAAATCCATCCGGATATGACGGTCCTCAATACAGGAACCGATGAGAAGGAGAGGATCGGCCAGATCTTCTATCTCGTGGGGAAGAAGCAGAAATCCGCAGGCTTTGCCTCGGCCGGCGATATCGCCGTAGTGGCAAAACTGAAGAGCTCCGGCACGGGCGACACCTTGTGCGACGAAAAAGCCCCCATTAAATATGAAGGTGTAGTAGCCGCACCGCCCCTCATATCTTTCTCTCTCCAACCCAAGGCAAAGGGCGACGAGGACAAGCTGAACACCTCCCTCTCGCGGCTTATGGAAGAGGACCAGACCGTGAAATATAGCCGTGAGGAGCAGACCAAGGAGTTCATCCTCTCCGGCATGGGTCAGGTCCATATCGAAGTGATCGTGGAGAAGCTGAAGAGAAAATTCGGCGTAGAGGTCGAGCTTCATGAACCGAAAGTGCCTTACAAAGAGACGATCCGGGGCAGGACCAAGGTCCAGGGCAAATACAAGAAGCAATCGGGCGGCAAAGGCCAGTACGGCGACACGTGGCTCGAGCTCGAGCCCCTGCCGCATGGGACGGGATTTGAGTTCGTGGATAAGGTCGTGGGCGGCGCCATCCCGAGGCAATATATCCCCGCCGTGGAAAAAGGCGTGGTGGAAGCCATGAACCAGGGCACCCTCGCCGGGTATCCCGTGACCGATTTCAGGATCACCCTCTACGACGGCTCCTACCACGATGTAGACTCTTCCGAAATGGCATTCAAGATCGCCGCATCCATGGGATTCAAGAAGGGCCTCGAGATGTGCAGCCCTACCCTCCTCGAGCCGATCATGAAGATCGAGGTCATCGTCCCCGACGAGCACATGGGCGATATCATGGGAGACCTCAATTCGAGAAGGGGCAAGATCATCGGCGTCGAATCGAAGGGAAACAACCAGGTAGTCAAGGCAGCGGTACCCATGGCGGAGATGCTGAAATATGCGCCGGATCTTAAGTCCATGACCGGGGGCAGGGGCACATTCACCATGGAGTTCTCCCATTATGAAGAAGTTCCGGCCCATATCCTCCCGAAGGTGGTGGAGGCCGCGAGAAAAGAGAAGGAGCTCCTGGAGAAGTAA